In a genomic window of Verrucomicrobiota bacterium:
- a CDS encoding DMT family transporter, with amino-acid sequence MPKFARHSSFVIHSTFDIRHSTRLDALAQSERRSLMMPLWFLWSLLALVSWGIWALLSKLIGDALSAGLSQALSTIGMLPVLAALAFARKAANLPTDRARPPHPRGEGQGEGDGGVNLATTLTMAGVRVRRGVAIAVVAGILSCLGNVAYYHALNLGGKAATVIPLTALYPLVTIGLALLLLRERLNRAQLAGVLLSLVAIYLFNVQNDGGFLSGWLAFALLPIALWGVAGFLQKLSTNHLSGEASTFWFLSAFVPVAILILLAQPWPERIAARTWLLAGALGLFFGLGNYALLAAFARQGKASIITPLTALYPVVSVPIAVFFLGENVGAREWAGISLALVSVVALSYEKRNSAK; translated from the coding sequence ATGCCTAAATTCGCTCGGCATTCGAGCTTCGTCATTCATTCGACATTCGACATTCGACACTCGACACGGTTGGACGCCCTGGCACAGAGCGAAAGGAGATCGCTGATGATGCCTCTTTGGTTCCTCTGGTCCCTGCTCGCGCTGGTTTCCTGGGGAATCTGGGCGCTGCTCTCCAAGCTTATTGGCGATGCGCTTTCCGCCGGGCTCAGCCAGGCGCTCTCGACGATTGGCATGCTGCCCGTGCTTGCAGCTCTGGCATTTGCCCGAAAGGCGGCCAACTTGCCAACCGATCGCGCCCGTCCCCCTCACCCCAGGGGAGAGGGTCAGGGTGAGGGGGACGGCGGTGTCAACCTTGCCACGACCCTAACGATGGCTGGAGTGCGCGTGCGTCGCGGGGTGGCGATTGCTGTGGTGGCCGGCATCTTGTCCTGTCTCGGCAACGTCGCGTATTACCACGCGCTGAATCTGGGCGGCAAAGCGGCGACCGTCATTCCGCTGACCGCGCTCTATCCGCTGGTCACGATTGGGCTGGCGCTGCTGTTATTGAGAGAACGATTGAATCGCGCGCAGCTCGCCGGGGTTCTCCTTTCCCTGGTTGCGATCTACCTGTTCAACGTCCAGAACGACGGCGGGTTCCTCTCTGGTTGGCTGGCGTTTGCGCTGTTGCCGATTGCGCTCTGGGGCGTGGCGGGGTTTCTGCAGAAACTCTCCACCAACCATCTCTCTGGCGAGGCGTCCACGTTTTGGTTTCTGTCGGCCTTTGTTCCCGTCGCGATCCTTATCCTGCTTGCGCAGCCGTGGCCGGAACGCATTGCGGCGCGAACGTGGCTTCTGGCCGGGGCGTTGGGTCTATTTTTCGGGTTGGGCAATTACGCGTTGCTGGCCGCCTTTGCGCGCCAGGGCAAAGCGTCCATCATCACGCCGCTCACGGCCTTGTATCCGGTGGTGAGCGTGCCCATCGCGGTGTTTTTCCTCGGCGAGAACGTCGGCGCGCGCGAATGGGCCGGG
- a CDS encoding Gfo/Idh/MocA family oxidoreductase, whose protein sequence is MELWPVKTPPLRLGVIGCGNVLSAYRAAIDKLRLRGAVEVAVACGRAMQRDSACLDLKTNHFTTEAAEVITSSEVDLVLILTSMNEHAALARAALEAGKHVLVEKPLATTLQDAAELVHLARRSRGFLVCAPFTILSPTFQTLSRRIQRGDIGRICSARARYGWSGPWWSEWFYRRGGGCLFDLGVYCLTSLTGLISPAKRVMAMTGVAIPEREINGRKIRVEAEDNAQVLLDFGDGALAVVTTGFTLQQYRTPALEVYGSTGTIQMLGDDWDPDGYELWQNSAGAWQVFKETDPDWPWTDGLRHLVECIQSGTRPLVTPEHARHVLEIMIKAQESGRDGKAVAIESTFTRPAFGEKENAEPAHLMHDRTREH, encoded by the coding sequence ATTGAGCTTTGGCCTGTGAAGACTCCTCCTCTCCGCCTCGGCGTCATTGGCTGCGGCAACGTGCTCAGCGCTTACCGCGCCGCCATCGACAAGCTGCGGTTGCGTGGCGCAGTCGAGGTCGCGGTTGCCTGTGGCCGCGCGATGCAACGCGACTCCGCCTGTCTCGATCTCAAGACGAATCATTTCACGACCGAGGCGGCTGAAGTCATCACCTCGAGCGAAGTCGATCTGGTTTTGATCCTGACTTCGATGAACGAGCATGCGGCTTTGGCTCGCGCTGCGCTGGAGGCCGGCAAACATGTGCTGGTTGAAAAGCCGCTCGCGACCACGCTGCAGGACGCGGCTGAACTTGTGCATTTGGCCAGGCGCAGCCGAGGTTTTCTGGTCTGCGCCCCCTTCACGATTCTCAGTCCGACATTTCAAACCCTGTCGCGCCGCATTCAACGCGGCGACATCGGAAGGATTTGCTCGGCCCGCGCGCGCTACGGCTGGTCTGGCCCGTGGTGGAGCGAATGGTTTTATCGACGGGGTGGGGGTTGCCTGTTCGATCTCGGCGTCTATTGCCTCACCAGTTTGACCGGCTTGATCAGCCCGGCCAAACGCGTCATGGCCATGACCGGCGTGGCGATTCCTGAGCGCGAAATCAACGGCCGGAAGATTCGCGTCGAAGCGGAGGACAACGCGCAAGTGCTGCTCGATTTCGGTGACGGCGCGTTGGCCGTGGTCACGACGGGTTTCACGCTCCAACAGTATCGCACGCCCGCCCTTGAAGTTTACGGAAGCACCGGGACGATCCAAATGCTCGGCGACGATTGGGATCCGGATGGCTACGAGTTGTGGCAAAACTCGGCCGGCGCGTGGCAGGTGTTCAAGGAGACCGATCCGGATTGGCCCTGGACGGACGGGTTGCGGCACTTAGTCGAGTGCATCCAAAGTGGCACGCGCCCGCTTGTGACGCCGGAGCACGCCAGGCACGTCCTGGAAATCATGATCAAGGCGCAGGAATCCGGACGGGACGGCAAAGCGGTCGCTATTGAAAGCACCTTCACGCGACCAGCATTTGGCGAAAAGGAGAACGCGGAACCTGCGCATCTCATGCACGACCGGACAAGGGAACACTGA
- a CDS encoding DUF1080 domain-containing protein: SPASRVGRVPRMSSGSPGRTRPTSDGFMGCEPGSETKGTSHESDGRASLSPASRVGRVPRMSSGSPGRTRATRFRIGGILVRSVCFLWLILAFDSSHAADPQARWKPLFNGKDLFGWDTFLAPAPGSKTPLGWNNDPRRVFTVVETDGAPAIRVSGEIYGSITTREPFTNFHARVEFKWGEKRWPPRANVGRDSGILYCCVNEPNPHTGWMTSVECNIMEKGIGQWWSVNGAIIDVEGLHVGKEMEPSIPYKKEGAGEKIIVYRRGAPRLVADPSYGVTPAIDDEKPFGQWNTAEVIFWAGQCIHLLNGRVNLVATNPRYTESGRVIPLLSGKLQLQSEAAECYYRKVEIRSLAEIPAEFLELIPNAQDGEAGFKPLLGRNATDGWAQCGPGHFTVQNGVATGHGGMGLWWHTNQTYTNFVLRGEFLQEQPSADSGVYVRFPNPGPDPWIAVRQGHEMEIGDPNPEKPTWRTGSIYPFKASATANAKPIGQWNEYEIVCIGHDYSVRMNGRLVTTWSDPAQRSRAGYIGLQNYDDGKIVRHRNLRIKELP, from the coding sequence GTCCCCAGCGAGCCGAGTCGGACGTGTTCCACGCATGTCGAGCGGCTCGCCGGGACGGACTCGCCCTACCAGCGACGGGTTCATGGGCTGCGAGCCTGGGTCTGAAACCAAGGGAACTTCCCATGAATCAGACGGTAGGGCGAGCCTGTCCCCAGCGAGCCGAGTCGGACGTGTTCCACGCATGTCGAGCGGCTCGCCGGGACGGACTCGTGCTACCCGATTTCGTATTGGAGGCATCCTGGTCAGATCCGTTTGCTTTCTCTGGCTCATCCTGGCTTTCGATTCATCTCACGCTGCCGATCCCCAGGCACGGTGGAAGCCGCTTTTCAACGGGAAGGACCTGTTCGGTTGGGACACCTTTCTCGCCCCGGCGCCGGGCAGCAAGACGCCGCTCGGATGGAACAACGATCCGCGGCGCGTGTTTACCGTGGTTGAGACGGATGGCGCCCCGGCCATTCGCGTTTCGGGCGAAATCTATGGCTCGATCACGACCCGCGAACCATTCACGAACTTTCATGCCCGCGTCGAATTCAAATGGGGCGAAAAACGCTGGCCGCCGCGCGCGAACGTCGGCCGCGACAGCGGCATTCTCTATTGCTGCGTCAACGAACCGAATCCCCACACCGGCTGGATGACTTCCGTGGAGTGCAACATCATGGAAAAAGGCATCGGCCAATGGTGGAGCGTCAACGGCGCGATCATCGACGTGGAAGGCCTGCACGTCGGCAAGGAGATGGAACCGTCCATTCCCTACAAGAAGGAAGGCGCCGGGGAAAAGATCATCGTGTACAGGCGTGGCGCGCCGCGGCTCGTGGCCGACCCAAGCTACGGGGTGACGCCGGCCATCGACGACGAGAAACCGTTCGGCCAATGGAACACGGCCGAAGTCATTTTTTGGGCGGGCCAATGCATTCACCTGCTGAATGGCCGGGTGAATCTGGTGGCGACGAATCCGCGCTACACGGAATCGGGCCGCGTGATCCCTCTCCTTTCGGGAAAACTCCAGCTCCAATCCGAGGCGGCCGAGTGTTATTATCGCAAAGTGGAGATCCGTTCCCTGGCGGAGATCCCGGCGGAGTTTCTCGAACTGATTCCCAACGCTCAAGACGGCGAAGCTGGATTCAAACCGCTTTTGGGACGGAACGCCACCGACGGCTGGGCGCAATGTGGCCCCGGCCATTTCACCGTGCAGAATGGCGTCGCCACCGGGCACGGCGGCATGGGGCTTTGGTGGCACACAAACCAGACTTACACGAATTTCGTTCTGCGCGGAGAATTCTTGCAGGAACAGCCGAGCGCGGACTCCGGAGTTTACGTGCGTTTTCCGAATCCAGGCCCTGATCCTTGGATTGCCGTCCGGCAAGGACACGAAATGGAGATTGGCGATCCCAATCCGGAAAAACCCACCTGGCGCACGGGATCGATCTACCCGTTTAAGGCCTCTGCGACCGCCAACGCCAAACCGATTGGCCAATGGAACGAATACGAAATTGTCTGCATCGGCCACGATTACTCGGTTCGCATGAATGGCCGATTGGTGACGACCTGGAGCGATCCAGCCCAACGCTCGCGCGCCGGGTACATCGGCTTGCAGAACTACGACGACGGCAAAATCGTCCGGCACCGGAATCTGCGGATTAAGGAGCTGCCATGA